The proteins below come from a single Cupriavidus pauculus genomic window:
- a CDS encoding enoyl-CoA hydratase/isomerase family protein, producing MTDTTLSAAEAPAVLYAVDAGIATITLNRPESRNALNLAMCEGLQRAAATAAADPDVRVVLVRGAGPAFCAGADLKERKTMDEAQVLARRMRGFFAYDALEALPMPTIAVVEGAAAGSGVEITAACDVAIATPDAAFWTPEAQWGTVGATQRLARIVGKRLAKDMMFTGRRLTAADALEAGLVTRIVARDGIDAEVAGMAASIAKAPPLGMRLAKRCIDRGIELGPRGALAEELLAIEENLSRSDWRSGISGFSRTGQSQGGEA from the coding sequence ATGACCGACACCACCTTATCCGCCGCTGAAGCGCCGGCCGTGCTGTATGCCGTCGATGCCGGCATCGCCACCATCACGCTGAACCGGCCCGAAAGCCGCAATGCATTGAACCTCGCCATGTGCGAAGGCCTCCAGCGCGCCGCCGCCACCGCGGCAGCCGACCCCGACGTACGTGTCGTGCTCGTGCGCGGCGCCGGCCCCGCATTCTGCGCGGGCGCGGACCTCAAGGAACGCAAGACGATGGACGAGGCGCAGGTGCTCGCCCGCCGCATGCGCGGCTTCTTCGCGTATGACGCGCTGGAAGCCCTGCCGATGCCCACGATCGCCGTGGTCGAAGGCGCTGCGGCCGGATCGGGAGTAGAGATCACCGCTGCCTGCGACGTTGCCATCGCCACGCCGGATGCCGCGTTCTGGACGCCGGAGGCGCAATGGGGCACCGTGGGCGCGACGCAGCGGCTTGCGCGCATCGTCGGCAAGCGGCTGGCCAAGGACATGATGTTCACGGGCCGACGGCTGACCGCCGCGGACGCACTGGAAGCGGGCCTCGTCACGCGCATCGTCGCGCGCGACGGTATCGACGCGGAGGTGGCAGGCATGGCCGCCTCCATCGCCAAGGCGCCGCCGCTGGGCATGCGGCTGGCCAAGCGTTGCATCGACCGTGGCATCGAGCTCGGTCCGCGCGGCGCGCTGGCCGAGGAGCTGCTGGCCATCGAAGAGAATCTGTCGCGCTCCGACTGGCGCTCGGGCATCAGCGGATTCAGCCGTACCGGTCAGTCGCAGGGAGGCGAAGCATGA
- a CDS encoding AMP-binding protein: MSWEPRTLSAVLALQASQRGTQRALVTPAGATMWRQLEIQARRVARALLARGIRRGDFVGLLCGNDDHWVASFYGAAMIGAVTVPVNTRFKADEIAYCLRQSDVRLLILADRFLKIDFMAYLREAEPAVDRALPGQSLPLLGHVVAIGDDVPRAGLGWEAFLADGDVVSDNELDAAMQAVVPDDLLLIQFTSGTTAHPKGVMLTHDNMLRNATAVGERLGIGPADCYFNCRPFFHVAGSTLSLLCALCAGASIATLPTFEAGAALRMLDQERCTFISGNETLFQLLISHETFDRSRLHLRGGWAAAGPDTMRKIIDEMGIARICWAYGLSEASPNVVLNDWRDDEALRVGGFALPHDGVGVRIVDDATGAVCATDEVGEIQVNGWGVMRGYYKQPEANARVFTADGWLRTGDLGALRADGRLRLVGRLKDVFRVGGENVAPAEVEQVLLSHPAVASAQVVGVPDARLGEVPAAFVTLKPGMTLDAEALLGWCKPRMANFRTPRYADVVVDFERIGMTASGKVQKNKLREHAIARFGL, encoded by the coding sequence ATGAGCTGGGAACCCCGTACCCTGTCCGCCGTGCTGGCATTGCAGGCCAGCCAGCGCGGCACGCAGCGCGCGCTCGTCACGCCCGCCGGCGCGACCATGTGGCGCCAGCTGGAGATCCAGGCCCGTCGCGTGGCCCGCGCGTTGCTCGCACGCGGCATTCGGCGCGGCGACTTTGTCGGGCTGCTGTGCGGCAACGACGATCATTGGGTCGCCAGCTTCTATGGCGCGGCGATGATCGGCGCGGTCACGGTGCCCGTCAACACGCGCTTCAAGGCCGACGAGATCGCCTATTGCCTGCGGCAATCGGATGTGCGGCTGCTGATTCTGGCCGATCGCTTTCTCAAGATCGACTTCATGGCCTACCTCCGCGAGGCCGAGCCCGCCGTCGATCGCGCACTGCCGGGCCAGTCGCTGCCGCTGCTGGGCCATGTGGTGGCGATCGGCGACGACGTGCCGCGCGCGGGCCTCGGGTGGGAGGCATTCCTGGCCGATGGCGACGTGGTTTCCGACAACGAACTCGACGCCGCGATGCAGGCCGTGGTTCCCGACGATCTGCTGCTGATCCAGTTCACATCGGGCACCACCGCGCATCCCAAGGGCGTGATGCTCACGCACGACAACATGCTGCGCAACGCGACGGCCGTGGGCGAGCGCCTTGGCATCGGTCCCGCCGATTGCTATTTCAACTGCCGACCGTTCTTTCATGTGGCGGGCTCCACGCTGTCGCTGCTGTGCGCGCTCTGCGCGGGCGCGAGCATCGCCACGCTGCCTACATTCGAGGCGGGCGCCGCACTGCGGATGCTCGATCAGGAGCGCTGCACGTTTATCTCGGGCAACGAGACGCTGTTCCAGCTGCTGATCTCGCACGAGACCTTCGACCGCTCGCGCCTGCATCTGCGCGGCGGCTGGGCCGCGGCAGGTCCCGATACGATGCGGAAGATCATCGACGAGATGGGCATCGCGCGCATTTGCTGGGCCTATGGGCTGTCCGAAGCGTCGCCCAACGTCGTGCTCAACGACTGGCGCGACGACGAAGCATTGCGCGTGGGCGGTTTCGCGCTGCCGCACGACGGGGTGGGCGTGCGCATCGTCGATGACGCCACCGGGGCCGTCTGTGCCACGGACGAGGTGGGCGAGATTCAGGTGAACGGCTGGGGCGTGATGCGCGGCTACTACAAGCAGCCCGAGGCGAATGCCAGGGTGTTTACCGCCGACGGCTGGCTGCGCACCGGCGACCTGGGCGCGCTGCGTGCCGACGGGCGCCTGCGTCTGGTCGGCCGGCTCAAGGATGTGTTTCGCGTCGGCGGGGAGAACGTCGCGCCGGCCGAGGTGGAGCAGGTGTTGCTGTCGCATCCGGCCGTCGCGTCGGCACAGGTCGTCGGCGTGCCGGACGCGCGCCTCGGCGAAGTGCCGGCCGCATTTGTCACGCTCAAGCCGGGCATGACGCTCGATGCGGAGGCATTGCTGGGCTGGTGCAAGCCGCGCATGGCCAATTTCCGGACGCCGCGCTATGCCGATGTCGTGGTGGATTTCGAGCGCATCGGCATGACCGCGAGCGGCAAGGTACAGAAGAACAAGCTGCGCGAGCATGCGATCGCGCGCTTTGGGCTTTGA
- a CDS encoding hydroxymethylglutaryl-CoA lyase — MTNDPHLDNVPDVGNAEVVLCECFARDGLQHEPDFVPTDTKAALIDRFAAIGFPRVEATSYSNPKVVPQFGDATALLRALPRRDGVMYKATCANGHAVSRALADRADGIGANEVSLLVSASSSHSERNLKRSRDDQWENVRAMAEAARGNFRMVGTISVAFGCPFEGAVDPQQVLRDVGRFRDLGVTLVTLGDTTGMATPQTVRALFRKMRRDFPDVTPIAHFHDTRATGLVNYVAALEAGVTHFDCAMGGVGGHPAKVQYGGGHTGNVCTEDWVALLDAMGVRTGIDLDGMLEAGRACEAVLGRQLHSRVLRSGLNPLRAALQAA, encoded by the coding sequence ATGACAAACGACCCCCATCTCGACAACGTCCCCGATGTCGGCAACGCTGAAGTCGTCCTCTGCGAATGCTTCGCCCGCGACGGACTGCAGCACGAGCCCGACTTCGTGCCGACCGATACCAAGGCCGCGCTGATCGACCGCTTCGCCGCGATCGGGTTTCCGCGCGTGGAAGCCACGTCGTATTCGAACCCCAAGGTCGTGCCGCAGTTCGGTGACGCGACGGCGCTGCTCCGCGCGCTGCCGCGCCGCGATGGCGTCATGTACAAGGCTACCTGCGCCAACGGCCATGCGGTGTCCCGCGCGCTGGCCGACCGCGCGGACGGTATCGGCGCGAACGAGGTGAGCCTGCTCGTCTCGGCCTCGTCCTCGCACTCCGAGCGCAACCTCAAGCGCAGCCGCGACGATCAATGGGAGAACGTTCGCGCGATGGCCGAGGCTGCGCGCGGCAACTTCCGCATGGTCGGCACCATCTCGGTGGCGTTCGGCTGCCCCTTCGAGGGCGCGGTGGACCCGCAGCAGGTGCTACGCGATGTAGGCCGCTTCCGCGATCTCGGCGTGACGCTGGTCACGCTCGGCGATACCACGGGCATGGCTACGCCGCAGACGGTGCGCGCGCTGTTTCGCAAGATGCGGCGGGACTTTCCGGACGTCACGCCGATCGCGCATTTCCACGACACGCGCGCGACGGGGCTCGTCAACTATGTGGCGGCGCTGGAGGCGGGCGTGACCCACTTCGATTGCGCGATGGGCGGCGTGGGCGGCCATCCGGCCAAGGTGCAATACGGCGGCGGCCATACGGGCAATGTCTGCACCGAGGACTGGGTCGCGCTGCTCGATGCGATGGGCGTGCGGACCGGCATCGACCTCGACGGGATGCTCGAGGCCGGGCGCGCGTGCGAGGCCGTGCTTGGCCGTCAGCTCCACAGTCGCGTGCTGCGCAGCGGGCTCAATCCGCTGCGCGCGGCGTTACAGGCTGCCTGA
- a CDS encoding MarR family winged helix-turn-helix transcriptional regulator: MSATKSAKTAKSASKTAAAPAPVAAPRIITDLLSSRLHNLAGLSAASASLRVQRKFGLTLLEWRSIGMLGAYAPLSLKELARRAALDKSYASRTVSALIERGLIVSARSDTDARAVLLSLTKAGDALYRKVIVDANARNERLLRPLSPEQRKMLMEMLAVLTTSARDVLDEERRAAAGDATDEDDEGDPQGPVAGTTPVETGGGADLDLAEIRSLVSRLNRLVGEPGGSGSL; the protein is encoded by the coding sequence ATGAGCGCAACGAAGTCCGCGAAGACCGCCAAGTCCGCGAGCAAGACCGCCGCAGCCCCGGCCCCGGTCGCTGCCCCGCGCATCATCACGGACCTGCTCTCCTCGCGCCTGCACAACCTCGCCGGGCTCTCGGCGGCCAGTGCGTCGCTGCGCGTGCAACGCAAGTTCGGCCTGACGCTGCTGGAATGGCGGTCGATCGGCATGCTGGGCGCGTACGCGCCGTTGTCGCTGAAGGAGCTCGCGCGCCGTGCCGCGCTCGACAAGAGCTATGCGAGCCGTACCGTGTCGGCGTTGATCGAACGCGGATTGATCGTCAGCGCGCGCAGCGATACCGATGCGCGCGCGGTGCTGCTGAGCCTGACCAAGGCCGGAGACGCGCTCTATCGCAAGGTGATCGTCGACGCGAATGCGCGCAACGAACGGCTGCTGCGGCCGCTGAGCCCCGAGCAGAGGAAGATGCTGATGGAGATGCTGGCGGTGCTGACCACGAGCGCGCGCGATGTGCTCGACGAAGAGCGGCGTGCGGCGGCCGGCGACGCCACCGACGAGGATGACGAGGGCGATCCGCAGGGTCCCGTGGCCGGCACCACGCCGGTGGAAACGGGCGGCGGCGCGGACCTCGATCTTGCCGAGATCCGCTCGCTGGTCTCGCGGCTGAACCGGCTCGTGGGCGAGCCGGGCGGATCAGGCAGCCTGTAA